DNA from Pomacea canaliculata isolate SZHN2017 linkage group LG9, ASM307304v1, whole genome shotgun sequence:
CCATGCAGATTGCAAGCAAACAATTGCTTTAATATATAAAGTATGTTAAGTAAAGTCTTCCGtaatctttttaattcttttgcgCTTTCAGCGACCATTTGCCTCCTGACTGGACGCATGTGGGGTCAAGCGTAAACACGGTCAAACTGCTGGCAGATGCGATGTGTATCTATACACGTAAGTATTTGCTGCACTGCGTTTAATGGTTTTTGTATCAATCTCAGTAATGACTGGTGTAATCTATTCTGAGGATGCTTCCACATCCGGTACAAATGTAAGTCTTAGTACAATTTTCAGGAGGATCACAAATCTGGTACTACTGCATTTATTAATTagcagtttattttattctaataTCTTTTCCTAATGATAAGataggattttatttattttaaaggaagCTCTATATGgaacgacaaaaacaaaacaacaacaataccaGAACACATTCATCTTCACTCACCAGATAGACGAATTAAATGGTGTAGCTGTCTGGGCGAGGTGCCACCCGTCAGTGCTTTGATGTGGTACCTGACCTGTCAGTTCTGAAGTGCGCGTCGATGTTGCAGTTGTAGATGTTGCTGCTAGTTTAGTCTCAGCGTGGGTTCAGGCTTACATGTGATCTACAATCATTCGTTCAGAAGTCGCACGGCCGAAACAATAAAGGACAGCCTCAGGTCATGCATTCAGGTTCATAGATTCGCTCGAATGTGGTTTATTCTATTCTAGTACTATTCCTTTTGTTAATGAGTAGTCGGTTATGGCTGATTAAGTTCTAGGTTTATCTTCTATTTCAACGGTGTACGGTATTATTTCTAACGTCTCTTTTCAGTCCCGATGGACAGAAGTTACGATCAAGTAAAGAAGTCCAAAGGTTCATCCAGTCTCAGAAACAAGTGCCTGTCGAGGACAAAGAGCAAGAATACTCAAACCTTGAGAACGATTGTCAGAAACTTAAGGACACACCTGTGACTTCAGCGTTTCCACAGAGGCAAAAAAGATACTCATCGCCACACCCTAGCAAAACATTGCGCAAGAAAGTAAAGTTTCCTGAGAAGCCATCTGTTTCGCTGCCTTCTGAAAACCCTACTAAGAGAAGAAGGGGAAGGCCACGTAAACTGTCACTGACACAAGTGCCAGTCGAGGACAAAGAGCAAGAAGACTCGCCCCTTACGAACGATTGCTGTCAGAAGCAGGACACACCTGTTGCATCTGTTTCGCTGCCTTCTGAAAACCCTAATAAGAGAAAAAGGGGGAGGCCACGTAAACTGCCTTTAAACGGCGAAGCTGAGGTGTGTTCAGTCGCTGAGACTAACTCAGCCTGTGATGTTTCATCATGAACACCCAGAGTCGCATCGAAGAGAAAGCAACTGCGGCCAACCCAAGCCTCTAGGAGCTGCCGGGAGCTTCTTCTTGGATGACTCGAACAGCACTAAAACACCCTCTACTTCTTCTCTCAAcgaagacaaagagaaaacaaagaagggCAGACAACAAGGGGTTCTGACCCAGCAAGCCTCTGTTCGACCCGCGAAAGACACGCAACGGCTTCTAAAAACGCAGAGTCCTTTGGAAATGGTTCAGGTGGTCTTTTTGAAGGAGAAGTAGGGTTTACGCAGTCCCGACAGAGAAGAGAGCCAGCAGGTGACACCTCAGGTGCAACAGCCGTGTCGTGAGAGACGGATTCCGTCTATTATAAAGCTCTTGATAATTTTCTGAACCTCCATGGAGGACAAGTTCAGAATGCTTTACTCTGTAACTCACACAACCGCCATCAAAAACGCAAAATTTTTGTAAGTACAGCCGAATCTGGGCTATACAGATGCAAGCAAACGATGTTGACCCTAGGTGTCACAGCTCAACGTAGCAAGCAAAGCAAAACTTCACTTAGTTATGCACGTGACAATCTCTGCTGAGATAACGTTCATTGATGttgaagcaaagaaaatgtttcgattttcaactgagaaaaaagcagataaggtttttttttttaatggtactTGGTGAGGAGGAgcagaagatgaagaggaaaaccAGAGTGTCATAATTCGATTAAGAAAtggcaaaaaggaaaaaaggcgATGGAAAGTAAGAAATTGAAATGCGTTTGTATGAGACACagtatgcaaaaaaaaaaaaaaaaattcttagaaaaaaacaatacttCAGTGCTGTCTTTTAACGTTTTCCagtcccaccaccaccccatccaGTTGCCCCTATACACAGTTGAGATTGATGTGACGGACTAGATACACGATATCTATAGCATACTTCACACTGTGTCTCCGGGAATAGTGTGTGTGGATAGTAATGTTTGTCACTCAATTGTATCCCAATTGTGTTGCCAATAAAGACAGTTTTGCCAATAAGTATGGGGATTATGAGTAGTTTTGATCACACGCTGTTCACAAAGTGTGTGCATAATCTGTTCAAAAGCACCTTTGATATCCTAAATGTAGGTAAACTTGACCCAGTTGGCAGTGAGGTGTAGAAAGTTCATGTACTACAATGGTGCCCTGATCATAAGTGACATCTGGAATGAAATGCGAGTTtcagctggtgtgtgtgtgttagaattCGCGTAGAACTAGAGCCAGACGTATTATGGAACGTTTGAAATTTGTTTGCCCACTTTGTAGCCACTACTGAGAAATTCCCACTGTAGGTCAAACAATCCagccattgctgctgctgctgatgatgtctGGCATAGAGCTGCCATCCTTAGAGAGTGATTGCTTATCTCGTCCAGATTGTTTTCCAGCCCACTCATGAAAGACATAGGGGGCAGGGTCCCATCCTACCTTCTGATTTCATTCCATACCCTTACTCTTCCCTGGTAAGTCTGTTGGGATCGCGTGGAGGCGTAGTGAGCGATGGCCGAGAGCTGCTCACCTTGTCAGATGAGACATCAGTAGGGAGGACAACCTTCTATCTCCTATTTTAAGAGAGCAAATGTCGACTGAGGTACTGAAATACTAGTTTCAGCATCTATTCCATCTCCATGGAACTGGGTAAAAGTTTTTAAGCATCTCTGTAGAGTGGCTTCATGACTACCTACCTTCGGTCAAATCAAGTTCTGTGCATACACAAGATGTCTATTGTTCTTTTGGTGAAGAAtgtttaaatgttgaaaaacccagcaaaagaaaaaaatgcagaaaatcaCAGCCTTTGGCTATGGTAACTGAAATACATCAAGAATCCTACTGGAACTCTTAGTAATTAGGAGACATAAGTATTTTTCATTACAAACAGATGGTGCATCTGCTATGTTGAAAATTCAGcacaaaaaagcacaaataataATCGAACTTTATTCTTCAAATAATCTTTAAAGCAACTCTAGAAAAatcaaaaaatatattcaactGTAACTAACATCTGGAAATGTTTGAGGAAAATTATGTGAAAACCAcaaattgacaaaaaaaaaagtgaacagttTAAAGCAAAACAAGCTCAAGTGCATGGAGCAGTGGGAACATTTGCTGCTGCCATGATGCCACATATTCTGTTTTTAAGAATATGTTTCCATTAAAAGATTCTTTTTCTATTTGACAAccaattactatttttttaatgtaacaatgTGTGCATGAATTTTAGAATGTTGTTAATAGATTTCTCTGTAAACAAATTTGCGAAGATAACAGCGCTAACATCTTGTACATCATGGATTGTTCCAAGACTTACATATCCAGTGTCTTTCTTCATATCACTTCAATTTATCTGGAGTCTGCTAATCTTTGTTTCCTTGTCGAAGTTGAAAAATTATCTAGATTCCATACATCGCCAGTGTATTTTGACGCACCTGCACAAGGACATCTTCTACCTGCATCTTCCGTAGTTCTGCCACTCTGGTGGCTACTGTAAGAGCCATTCCTGGATGTGAAAGGGTCAATCCATGTGTGCTGGTCTGCAACATTAgaacatacaacacacacacttaagaCCACAATTTCATTTAAGACTGGCACAACAGCCAGCAGAGTTTAAACTAGAAACAGTGCAAATGATGGTATTTCACTTGGatttcaattaaaatattaaaatgaaataaaaaaaaacactagcTAATAATGACATATGATGCATGAAATGGAAGATGGAATAGTGCtatgtggactgttgttaaGAGTACTGCTCATGGAAGGATTGAATGGTGGCTAGgtggatatggaaggggagatagtttcacagttttgttgcaaatatgaaataaaatcaaatattaaagtaCATTTCACTTATTAAAGATTATAAGacaattataattaaaaacaataaactgcTGTCATGCATAATATTTgatatatgaaaacaaaattcaagcatagtattctttttaaaaaaaatttgagggAGTGTTTAAATGTGCCCTTTGAGTCTTAATAACCAACATTATAACAGTGTGAGTTCCAAAAGGTCAAAGTACATTGTCCATAGTTAAGTGTCTATATAGTTGGAATGGAAAGAATGCATGAATTGGAAAACTAATGCTAGCGAAGGCATTTTTTATAGCTCTCTCTGTATGTGGGTACCAGAAAAATTTAACCACAACAGGAATAACAGTCCTGAACTTTCCCTAAATTTCTGTTTTCACTATTTATTAAATTATCTCCTTTAGGTTACATTTGCTaccaaaaaaatctttattctcACATTAAATCCACCAGGAAGGAAGTATGGTGCATCTGTTTCCAGCAACAGTTTCTCCAAAGGTAAGAACTCTGCAACTTCGTGAGTCTCTGTAGCTGACTGGTATGTGACCAGTGGGGTCAAGCCAAAGTACATGTTGGTGAAATGTGACATCCAGCACGTGGCAACCGTTAAGCTGGAGGTGAAGCAGTGACAGTGGACCTTGTAGTTGTGAGGCACATACTGATACAGAGTCACACAATAAAAAGCATTACATTTACAACCCCTTGATGAGatttatgacaaaaaaaaaaaaagaatagctgaaaaatatgtgtttgtCGCTTTCTCTGTAGGCTTATTTTTCAGTGTAACCCCTCTCTGCATACtgtaaaaacagcaaacaatttaGTGAACCAACAGCTGAAGATGAAATTAAGTACAGTTCTATTAACACAGCTATTTGAAATGCAGAGATAAAGTAAACAATCAAAAAAGAATGCTGATGCCCATTGGATTACAATGGGCTAAGGCACTGGTCAATCccccaaaaaacacacaaaattaaaaaacagaattaaaagaaacacaTCATCTGCAATCTTGAACACGTTAACAAGCTACCTGCTTTAGAATATTAAAACAGTCTTCCTCTGCTTCTCGGCAGTGAACAACCAGTGGCAACTGTGAATCGAGTGCAATCTTGATCTGTCTTGCAAAAACTCTCTTCTGCAGCTCAGAATTCAGTTTATAGCTGTGACAAATTCAAACTTATTAGTCTGTGGCGTGGGGTTATCTACATGAAAGTGCATGCATCTTTGTAAGTATACGCAAGCATACATTTACAAACCtatgcacccacacacatacacaaaataatttgcatGATCCCTAGAGCTCCAAACCACTTCCCAGCCTAATGCCGATCATGAGTGGAACGTCAACACCATTAGACCAACTAATGCTGTTCAAAGGACAGGTTTTTGGACTACCAAACACTCTGCAATTGAGCTTACACTTTGGACCATTTTTTAACAACCACAAAAGCATATTGAGCACTTAAAAACTCCATTCACAACCATGATTAATGCTTCAAAATTGAAATCccaaaaagaaacagtttttgaGAAATTTAATAAGTATTCTGTGATACATTTTGCCAATATTTACacacagctgtaaaaaaaaaaaccaacaaaaaaccatGAACCATTCAGTATGACAATTCAACATATACTACTGGCTTCCCCATCCCACTTCTAATCTGTGATATCCAAATGAATTAGGACTGTTGAACTGCAGAATgttaataaaagcaaaagagaaaGCATGCTGCAATTCTGGCAAAATATTGTTTCAACACATTACAAGCTAtccattaataaaaataattatcctTACTTTTTGGAATAATCAAGGCCAATTTCACCAAGTGCAACAACTTTGTCATGCTTCAAGCAATGCTGAAGACTGTCTAAAGCCCACTCAGTGAAATCTGTGGCACTTTTAGGGTGACAACCAGCTGCCATCCACACTCCTGTGTCCTCAACAATGGGGCGCCACTGGCCTGCATAAGacacatcaaaaataaaaaacaaacactaatttATAAGGATAGGAACATCTAGGAATATGCAGATTTATTACCAGGGATGAAAAGTTCCAGGGTATGACTCCACATACATGTGTACTAATTATAAGTAGAGTTTTAAGGTACAACCTTGTTACCGGCAAATAACTCCATTTAAATGAAAACGAGATTTTTATCTGCAAACCAGGTTTCATGGACATTATCAAGAATCTACGATTGATACATATCACGGACAtatctggactgctggcagtcCACTGAGACCAGCACTTAGTCTTTCAAGGTGTAGGCTGTAAGGTCTTCGCAAGGCCTTTGAAGGCCAATATTCAGAACCATGTTGAAGCTCATAATGTGAAGAGTATGCTTGCAATGTTTATTGTGgattttcttattcttcctCGCAAATTACTGACAACTTCCCAAAGGTTAGAGCCAGCAAATCAAaaagacagcagacgacaaatctTGAGCCTTAGTACTAAATCAGAAACACAACTCACATCATCTGCTCTTCATGCTGACTGTAAAACTGGACATGCTTTCAAGCAGGGTAATTGTTCTAAAGGTTACTATGGAAAAATTCCCCAACAAGCAGTCCATGAATTATGTGTATCCATCATACATGTTTGACTATAACCTTTCTGCTCTAAAATCAACTATGAACACAAAGGAGTCAAGATCATCAAAGGATGTGCTCACACAGGGCTGTCtactcacacactcaccttCATGGGAGAAATATTTAGGATTGCAGAATACTGTTACACATCCCTCAAAATTACTTGGGAAAGTTGCTTTGTGCTGCTTGTGGTATTCACTGAAAGTTCCCCTAAAAAGACAATTATTTCGCTTCAATTGCAATATTTCTTTCaagtaaaggaaaaataataaaagataaagaacatTTCAATATCACTGGCAATCAAGACTTTGCCTGAAATGCTTAAAAGTGAAGATCACCAACTATAAACTGTAAACTTGAGGAAGAGATGAGAGAATTTGTTTTCATAGCACTTGGCACAAGCATTTTCATTATCAGCACAAATGGTGTAAATCAtgtgagagaagagacacagaATGTTTGGGGACTACACAAGATCAAGACAGTAAATGAACCACATTCACTATATGAACACTTCGCTTGATGACAAGGTACAATGCTTGTTATTATGGCAAAATGTTTGTAAGCCAAAATGGTGACACTAACCATAGCTCATTAATACATCTATCATCAAGGCttcaaattattataatcaAAGAAATTACATTCCTCCCTATCGCAGTAGCTGCAGTTTAGACAAATGTAACTTACTTGAAGGGCTGACGTCTGAAGAGTAAGTCTAGATGACAGTGAGTATCTATGAATTTTGTATTATATGAGTTGAGAAACATGCTGAAAGTACTCTTGTTCCAGCAGTTTCTGTTTGACACGCTACTATCTGATGAAAAACGTGTTGTGTATGGTGCTGCCAAATGTCTATTCCTTCCACCAAAAGATGTAGATTTAGATGGCTGGTCAGCAATGGTTCTAAAGGCAGGTATGCAGTTCTTTTCCTTTGAACCAAATGATTTTTTGATGCTCCCTGACTGCCCAAGAACAGCCTGTGGGGACATCATGTTGCTTGAAACTGGACTGGCTGCAGAATTCTGCTCAGCCAGCTGACCTGGAGAGAGGGAACGGCATGAGACCCACTTGGATGAAGAAGACTCTGACTGTGTTGGTTTTTTCACAGCTTTGTCGGAATCCAGGGCAATTTTAAGAGGCGGATGACTCTTTGGGATGCTGCGTATAGACAGGAATCTTGCTAGTCCTAAATCATTCCCTTTCTGAAATTTGGTGTTGGGCATGGCATTCTGCAGCTGGggtttccttttttgttgattGGAAGGGCTAATATGTTGTTTTTTCAAGCTGCTTTTAATAAGAGGTGAATCAGCAGGTGATGATAAACTTGTACACATGCTTGACTCATCTGGATGGGAATCCTCAATGTGCTCATTAGAAACTTCACCACCAGGCATGACACCTAGGATATATAGCAACAAGTGCATTTCAATGCAATATATTTCTCTTATTTCACCTATTAAGGGTACTGCTAGGTTACAAAAACATCATCAAAACATGTATTTTAGGAGTTTCgtattttctttcagaaaaatgaatttaaagtCATGGTATGTTATTTCCTATCAGTTACCAAGCCTAAAAGTGCAATTGTGTGATAGAGAAATGCAAAGATGTGAGATTTCATCAGGATACTAACAATTTGAAAGTCAGGAATTTTTTCAATAAGTGATGAAAAACTAAGTCTATAAGTATAAAAATGTAGCAATGGTGTCTGACCTTACTGGCAACATTGTAAGGGGAGGAAATTCCTAACTTTCAATtagaacacataaaaaaatacttcaggGTCATgatttttgttatatatattacaacatTTGCTATGACTATTGAACTTCTGACTGAACAGATTTTTACTGATCATGAAATATAAGACTATGATGTTCATTGTGAGAAATCATGTAAGAGCAGGTGAAGTGGAACAGCTACCTCCTGTATCTGCTATGCTGCCATCTGTCCACTCTTCAAGGTTACTGTCAGAGGCATCATATGCTTTCCctgtttcaaagaaaatgtcCAAATGTTCAGTTGATGAAGATGATCCTGACATGCTTGGGGATGGTGAAGGCACACCCCTCCTTATAGTGTCACTAGTTACAGGACTAGTATGAGTAGAAGTGGTGTTTTCTGCAGTGAGGTGGCCACAATGATGTTCAGCAAACTCACAGTGAGGACTTCTGCAAATATGTCTGCAAATTCCAATTTTAGGGTGGATGGTTTTTACAGCTTCAGACTGGACAGAAGACTCAGAGCAATCGGGACACAGGTGTGGATTCAATATGTTACTTGGTTCGTCATCTGCTCTACTGGAGAAATTATCTGCAGAACACAAACAAGTAGTTACCATTAATTCTCTGTTCAGTCACAAGCCTCTAACTACACTGAGATTGTCTTCTGATGTTACCCAAAAAGTGAActtttgacaaatttttgtcTTCTGATATCTGCTCCCCACATTTACAGGTGCTGGTCAAGGgacaactgtgtgtgtgtgtgagagaaactGTACTGAAAGGACATGCCTATCATCCTGTAGAACtgcacttttaaaaagaaagtgcgtgtgtgtgtgcatgcacatgtatgtgtgtcaAGCTGTAAATTCGTGGGCATATTTCTTGATCTGCTCCCATGTCCCAAATTTAAAATAGATACATAAACAAactaaattaaagaaaactccAAGAAACCTTATGAGCATGAAAaagtctttttcctttcttcactttcttggtttttttaGTGCGATCACTTCTGAATGCTGCTTACATATTACCCCTACCAACCTAGACCACTTGTTATGTGCCTCTGGGAGAATGACTACCCACAACTGACTATTGTACTACATGTCTAATCCTACACCCACCTACCCCTAAAACACATGCTATAATGGGCTGCTTCACCTGTTGTCTGATGCTGTCCTGCTCCACACAAAACATGAGAAGTACAAGCAAAATGCTTCTGGTACTTAAGGTGATGGGGTGGATGGGATGGATGTGACTGCAACAACCCAAGCGTTTGTGGCACTGGTAATGGAGCCATAATTGGATGCCAGCTATGAGGTGACGATCGGCAGCTAATCATAGGATTCATAAGCCTGGAGTCTCCATTGGTGAAACGTGAGTGAAAATCCTTGCCAAACAAACCAGGCATCATGCCTACAGGATCACTGTGCACAGCTGGAGAATACTGTTCATCTTTAGAACTCTGCATACAAACTAAGTTTCCTGGTGATGCTTCATCCTTCATTCTGATGAGTACCTCAAAAGCTAACTCTTGCATGTCTTCCCTGCGATGCATGCACTCCCAAACAAAATGTAAGAGCTGGTGTGCCGAGTCTATGGAATGAATTGCATGTGCAGGAATAATAAGCAAGGTCTTCGCACATGTCTGTTTACGACTGTCAGCAGAAGAACTGAATGATCGAGGTTTCTGGTGCTCTGGGCTGATAAAACTGCCGCCATGAAGGTCAACCCTTTCCAAACATGGCCCCTTTTCTGGACAAGGTTTACTGTACATAGTATGATCACAATCAAACTGTGGCCGACTCTTTGATGCACATGAACAACCATGAGCGCTGCACAGCTGTTGGGAGATTGGGGATGCTGTTGCATGGGGTAGAGTACCGTGGGATGAAAAAAGATTGCCTTTCTGATCCCGAAAGCCTGAGCAGTCATGCAACTGGATGCTACATTCATGAGACATGTGgcctgtgcatgcatgtttctgtCTACCAACACTGCCTCTCTGTAAGAAGGTGTGCCTCGAGCTATTCCAATCCTCATCATCACGTGGGGTGTAAATTCTTCCATGCACAGAGTTGGTAGCTATGGCTCTGCCCAGCTCCCGCAGCTTCTTAGATGGCTTGCTGCTACCACCTGTCTCTTCTCTTTTGAGTGAAGATGCTGTAAATGTTACTGTCTCACATAAGCTGCACAGATCTGAGCCTGATGAATGGTTGTCCAACTGCATCCAATCTGGTTCTGAAATGGCCATATGAGAAAAAGGAATTTCCAGGCTGGAACCTGGTACACGTGTTCTTGGAGGAAGTCCACTTGACTTGCCTTCATAGCTAGCATCGGTATGATCTTCCTGAAAGGTATGGTTTACGAGACTTGGTCCTGTCTTGTACCCAGCATCATCTATGGATGCTGCTGGGCAAGATGTTGCCTTAATACTCTCTTCCAAGATGTGTCTGTCCAAGGTTTCCATAGAGCATTCTGCAACAATCATCTGTGTAGggctgttgttattatttacagctTGTGCATGGTATATTTTGCTGTTCTGCCCTGAATATTCCACCAGATCATCAAAACGACCATCATCTATAAAAGGAAGACTTGAAGCCTCTGATTTTTGACACCCTGCCTCATCGTGTACAAATGTTGTCATCTGATCCACAATGTCTCCATTGCAGTCCAACTTCTTTCTTGACCTTGCGCGACCTCGAGCTCTGCCCCTTCCCTGCATTTGCCCATGAGTTTCtgtaatatttgaaaaacaGATGACAGGAAGTATCTTCTCTGAAAAATTAGATGCCATTGTCACAGTAGCAGAACTGTCATGACTGCTTGTTTCAGAAATCACAATGGTATGGGTTAAATCATTGCTTGCTTGGCCAACTGCTTGCACAGGATTTACAAAAGGCTGTGATTGGCACAAGTTGACAAGACTTTCTTCATGTGTTGGCTGGACAGACTCCAACAACCCTGATCCATCTGTGCTTTGGTTGGATGCACAGATGCCTTCTTCTACTTGCTGG
Protein-coding regions in this window:
- the LOC112572020 gene encoding uncharacterized protein LOC112572020 isoform X1, whose product is MENKFLGICRIFDLSIRDAVGSRKPSVLGKGRKEKGAVNDCSAAEGHVSGLYFESNAKTLTDGQMSLPDEVKVEVVHCEASAIATAFIKADLNPCLHDADQCEWDKSKDVREPVEDERYQAQNTNAESETGLDSSPTEMDTSPQVAGSLTLSAEEATSHVDSVSSHADTEHQQVEEGICASNQSTDGSGLLESVQPTHEESLVNLCQSQPFVNPVQAVGQASNDLTHTIVISETSSHDSSATVTMASNFSEKILPVICFSNITETHGQMQGRGRARGRARSRKKLDCNGDIVDQMTTFVHDEAGCQKSEASSLPFIDDGRFDDLVEYSGQNSKIYHAQAVNNNNSPTQMIVAECSMETLDRHILEESIKATSCPAASIDDAGYKTGPSLVNHTFQEDHTDASYEGKSSGLPPRTRVPGSSLEIPFSHMAISEPDWMQLDNHSSGSDLCSLCETVTFTASSLKREETGGSSKPSKKLRELGRAIATNSVHGRIYTPRDDEDWNSSRHTFLQRGSVGRQKHACTGHMSHECSIQLHDCSGFRDQKGNLFSSHGTLPHATASPISQQLCSAHGCSCASKSRPQFDCDHTMYSKPCPEKGPCLERVDLHGGSFISPEHQKPRSFSSSADSRKQTCAKTLLIIPAHAIHSIDSAHQLLHFVWECMHRREDMQELAFEVLIRMKDEASPGNLVCMQSSKDEQYSPAVHSDPVGMMPGLFGKDFHSRFTNGDSRLMNPMISCRSSPHSWHPIMAPLPVPQTLGLLQSHPSHPPHHLKYQKHFACTSHVLCGAGQHQTTDNFSSRADDEPSNILNPHLCPDCSESSVQSEAVKTIHPKIGICRHICRSPHCEFAEHHCGHLTAENTTSTHTSPVTSDTIRRGVPSPSPSMSGSSSSTEHLDIFFETGKAYDASDSNLEEWTDGSIADTGGVMPGGEVSNEHIEDSHPDESSMCTSLSSPADSPLIKSSLKKQHISPSNQQKRKPQLQNAMPNTKFQKGNDLGLARFLSIRSIPKSHPPLKIALDSDKAVKKPTQSESSSSKWVSCRSLSPGQLAEQNSAASPVSSNMMSPQAVLGQSGSIKKSFGSKEKNCIPAFRTIADQPSKSTSFGGRNRHLAAPYTTRFSSDSSVSNRNCWNKSTFSMFLNSYNTKFIDTHCHLDLLFRRQPFKGTFSEYHKQHKATFPSNFEGCVTVFCNPKYFSHEGQWRPIVEDTGVWMAAGCHPKSATDFTEWALDSLQHCLKHDKVVALGEIGLDYSKNYKLNSELQKRVFARQIKIALDSQLPLVVHCREAEEDCFNILKQYVPHNYKVHCHCFTSSLTVATCWMSHFTNMYFGLTPLVTYQSATETHEVAEFLPLEKLLLETDAPYFLPGGFNTSTHGLTLSHPGMALTVATRVAELRKMQVEDVLVQVRQNTLAMYGI
- the LOC112572020 gene encoding uncharacterized protein LOC112572020 isoform X2: MVTPDRRETYHLATSVLWLSSDHLKASPTRSWPPLLLSSTLVPAITLNLTAVLTEDSNLETQGRMSCKLNLQTRQKQAKHDDGHFTRVTHQLAALRWTYGKETPDTCIYISSCWILTEDFQAGRSYTFLKGETSIIPVSDSAASAKVTFSVKQQSKREFPVWPESDQRFCCDCHPCGIPWSNFMFAALHQVILQQSSKNIKTHGQMQGRGRARGRARSRKKLDCNGDIVDQMTTFVHDEAGCQKSEASSLPFIDDGRFDDLVEYSGQNSKIYHAQAVNNNNSPTQMIVAECSMETLDRHILEESIKATSCPAASIDDAGYKTGPSLVNHTFQEDHTDASYEGKSSGLPPRTRVPGSSLEIPFSHMAISEPDWMQLDNHSSGSDLCSLCETVTFTASSLKREETGGSSKPSKKLRELGRAIATNSVHGRIYTPRDDEDWNSSRHTFLQRGSVGRQKHACTGHMSHECSIQLHDCSGFRDQKGNLFSSHGTLPHATASPISQQLCSAHGCSCASKSRPQFDCDHTMYSKPCPEKGPCLERVDLHGGSFISPEHQKPRSFSSSADSRKQTCAKTLLIIPAHAIHSIDSAHQLLHFVWECMHRREDMQELAFEVLIRMKDEASPGNLVCMQSSKDEQYSPAVHSDPVGMMPGLFGKDFHSRFTNGDSRLMNPMISCRSSPHSWHPIMAPLPVPQTLGLLQSHPSHPPHHLKYQKHFACTSHVLCGAGQHQTTDNFSSRADDEPSNILNPHLCPDCSESSVQSEAVKTIHPKIGICRHICRSPHCEFAEHHCGHLTAENTTSTHTSPVTSDTIRRGVPSPSPSMSGSSSSTEHLDIFFETGKAYDASDSNLEEWTDGSIADTGGVMPGGEVSNEHIEDSHPDESSMCTSLSSPADSPLIKSSLKKQHISPSNQQKRKPQLQNAMPNTKFQKGNDLGLARFLSIRSIPKSHPPLKIALDSDKAVKKPTQSESSSSKWVSCRSLSPGQLAEQNSAASPVSSNMMSPQAVLGQSGSIKKSFGSKEKNCIPAFRTIADQPSKSTSFGGRNRHLAAPYTTRFSSDSSVSNRNCWNKSTFSMFLNSYNTKFIDTHCHLDLLFRRQPFKGTFSEYHKQHKATFPSNFEGCVTVFCNPKYFSHEGQWRPIVEDTGVWMAAGCHPKSATDFTEWALDSLQHCLKHDKVVALGEIGLDYSKNYKLNSELQKRVFARQIKIALDSQLPLVVHCREAEEDCFNILKQYVPHNYKVHCHCFTSSLTVATCWMSHFTNMYFGLTPLVTYQSATETHEVAEFLPLEKLLLETDAPYFLPGGFNTSTHGLTLSHPGMALTVATRVAELRKMQVEDVLVQVRQNTLAMYGI
- the LOC112572020 gene encoding uncharacterized protein LOC112572020 isoform X3, translating into MVTPDRRETYHLATSVLWLSSDHLKASPTRSWPPLLLSSTLVPAITLNLTAVLTEDSNLETQGRMSCKLNLQTRQKQAKHDDGHFTRVTHQLAALRWTYGKETPDTCIYISSCWILTEDFQAGRSYTFLKGETSIIPVSDSAASAKVTFSVKQQSKMFAALHQVILQQSSKNIKTHGQMQGRGRARGRARSRKKLDCNGDIVDQMTTFVHDEAGCQKSEASSLPFIDDGRFDDLVEYSGQNSKIYHAQAVNNNNSPTQMIVAECSMETLDRHILEESIKATSCPAASIDDAGYKTGPSLVNHTFQEDHTDASYEGKSSGLPPRTRVPGSSLEIPFSHMAISEPDWMQLDNHSSGSDLCSLCETVTFTASSLKREETGGSSKPSKKLRELGRAIATNSVHGRIYTPRDDEDWNSSRHTFLQRGSVGRQKHACTGHMSHECSIQLHDCSGFRDQKGNLFSSHGTLPHATASPISQQLCSAHGCSCASKSRPQFDCDHTMYSKPCPEKGPCLERVDLHGGSFISPEHQKPRSFSSSADSRKQTCAKTLLIIPAHAIHSIDSAHQLLHFVWECMHRREDMQELAFEVLIRMKDEASPGNLVCMQSSKDEQYSPAVHSDPVGMMPGLFGKDFHSRFTNGDSRLMNPMISCRSSPHSWHPIMAPLPVPQTLGLLQSHPSHPPHHLKYQKHFACTSHVLCGAGQHQTTDNFSSRADDEPSNILNPHLCPDCSESSVQSEAVKTIHPKIGICRHICRSPHCEFAEHHCGHLTAENTTSTHTSPVTSDTIRRGVPSPSPSMSGSSSSTEHLDIFFETGKAYDASDSNLEEWTDGSIADTGGVMPGGEVSNEHIEDSHPDESSMCTSLSSPADSPLIKSSLKKQHISPSNQQKRKPQLQNAMPNTKFQKGNDLGLARFLSIRSIPKSHPPLKIALDSDKAVKKPTQSESSSSKWVSCRSLSPGQLAEQNSAASPVSSNMMSPQAVLGQSGSIKKSFGSKEKNCIPAFRTIADQPSKSTSFGGRNRHLAAPYTTRFSSDSSVSNRNCWNKSTFSMFLNSYNTKFIDTHCHLDLLFRRQPFKGTFSEYHKQHKATFPSNFEGCVTVFCNPKYFSHEGQWRPIVEDTGVWMAAGCHPKSATDFTEWALDSLQHCLKHDKVVALGEIGLDYSKNYKLNSELQKRVFARQIKIALDSQLPLVVHCREAEEDCFNILKQYVPHNYKVHCHCFTSSLTVATCWMSHFTNMYFGLTPLVTYQSATETHEVAEFLPLEKLLLETDAPYFLPGGFNTSTHGLTLSHPGMALTVATRVAELRKMQVEDVLVQVRQNTLAMYGI